The Changchengzhania lutea genomic sequence CAAAATTTAATTCGAAAGGTCTTTTAAATACTAGCGTTTCTATCGTATTGCCTTTAAAGTCTATTAAGGGCACCATACTAGTTACATCATTTTTATTGGATATGGGTGTTTGAATACTATCCATTATCTCTAGATTAGAACTACTAATCTCTTTCAATCTCTTAAAGTGTTCTTCATCTAAATAATTAGCCATAATAAACACGCCACTGGGTTTGGTAAATTTTCTTTGAGGATCATTTGTTGGATGGATTGTAGCAGCATATATTTCTAATAAACCAATATCCGATTGATAATAAAAATGGGTTAATCTTTCTTTAATAATGTAAGGAAAAAAGTCCTGTGAGAGACTTATTTTATGACTAAAACCTTCTGTGTATTGATCCGCAATTAAATTTTGTTCCATATCGTAAGTAGCAACATAATCTATGTTGTAGGATGCTGTCATAGTGCCTACATTTGGACCATACCAATCGTCTTGAATTTCTGACCCGCTTTTTCTTCTTTTAATAAAGTCTACATGCTCGTCCCAATAGGTTAGGTCATCCACAGTGTTTTTATAAGGCTCAGACTTAAGTTCTAACAGGAGGTTTATTTCTTTTGAGAATTGGATATTAGAGGATTTATATACCATTTCTTCTTCATATAAGGTATAATAATAAAGATAGCCAAATAGACCTAGCATAGAAATGCTAGCTACAAATAACATAAGAATCACTTTTCCATAAGTGGTTTTTAAAGGGCTTGTCATGCGGTTTTAGGTCAAATTCTTTAATTTTTTAATATTAAAAATTAATTAGGGATTTTGCAACTTATGAAAAAATTACTTGAAATGTATACTTAATCGGATTTTTTTTACAATTCAACGATAAAATTGTCGTTTAAACGATGTATTGAATCTTTTTTTGAATTAATAGATTGCCAATAATCGATTATAGTTGTTAAAATAGCATCGATAGACAATTTGGTATAGATAACTCAAAATAATGATTATTTTCATTATTACTTAACCTTAAGAGGTCTCAAAATATGAGTTTATAGCGCTTTTGTGATATTGTGATTTTTTTACTGAATGAAATAAAAGTGAAATCCATTTTAAGATGCTTTTCAGTCATTTTAAGCCACTTTTACGTAATTAACAAATGTTGATAATTATCAGGTTCAATCGATGAAATGCTTTTAAAATGCGTTCTTAATTCGTATATTTGTTCGTATTCAAACGGATGCTAGATAGCATCTTTTTTTATGTCATAAATAATTAAAGAACAGATCATAAATAATAGAAATATGAGTGAAAAAAAAGAAGAATTTAACAAGCATAATTATTCGGCCGATAGTATTCAAGCTTTAGAAGGTATGGAACACGTACGTATGCGTCCATCCATGTATATTGGCGATGTTGGTACGCGCGGATTGCACCATTTGGTGTATGAAGTAGTAGACAACTCTATTGATGAAGCATTGGCGGGCCATTGCGATAACATTACTGTTACCATAAATGAAGATAACTCCATTACTACAGAAGATGATGGGCGTGGGATTCCAGTAGATTTACACAAAAAAGAAGGTGTTTCTGCGCTAGAGGTCGTCATGACTAAAATTGGTGCAGGTGGTAAGTTTGATAAAGACTCATATAAAGTATCTGGTGGTTTGCACGGTGTGGGAGTGAGTTGTGTGAATGCCCTGTCGGAACATTTAAGAGCGACCGTTTATAGAGACGGCAAAGTATATGAGCAAGAATATGAGCGTGGAAAATCCTTATATCCAGTAAAACAGATTGGTGAGACCGATAAGCGAGGTACAACCGTAACGTTTAAACCAGATTCTACCATATTCACACTAACTTTAGAGTACAGTTATGATACTTTGGCGAGTAGATTGCGGGAGTTGGCTTATTTAAATAAAGGAATAACCATTCACTTAATTGATAGACGAAGTAAAAAAGAAGATGGTGAATTTGAAGGTGAAACATTTCATTCTACGGAAGGTTTAAAAGAATTTATCCGGTATTTAGATGCCACACGTGAGCCTTTAATGAAAGATGTCATTGCTTTTGAAGGTGAGAAAAACGGCGTCCCTGTTGAGGTCGCCATGATCTACAATACCTCGTATGCCGAAAATTTACACTCCTATGTAAATAATATCAATACCCATGAAGGTGGAACACATTTGTCTGGGTTCCGTCGTGGTTTAACACATACCTTAAAAAAGTATGCAGATGAATCGGGATTACTTAAAAATTTAAAATTCGATATTGCTGGAGATGATTTCCGTGAAGGTTTAACAGCCATCATTTCCGTAAAAGTTCAAGAACCTCAATTTGAAGGTCAGACGAAAACAAAACTTGGTAATAGAGAGGTGTCTGCTTCCGTAAGTCAGGCCGTTTCAGAAATGTTAACCGATTACTTAGAAGAACATCCAGACGATGCTAAAATCATTGTTCAAAAAGTAATACTTGCAGCCCAAGCGCGTCATGCCGCTCAAAAGGCCCGTGATATGGTACAGCGTAAAACGGTCATGAGTATTGGTGGTTTGCCTGGGAAACTTTCAGATTGCTCCGAACAAGATCCTACAAAATGTGAAGTATTCCTTGTTGAGGGAGATTCGGCAGGTGGAACTGCAAAGCAAGGTCGTGACAGAGCGTTTCAAGCCATTTTGCCGCTTCGTGGAAAAATCTTGAATGTCGAGAAAGCCATGGTACACAAGGTTTTTGAAAATGAAGAAATAAAAAACATCTTCACAGCGCTTGGAGTAACTATTGGAACTGAAGAAGATAGTAAAGCATTAAACCTGTCTAAGTTACGATACCATAAGGTGGTCATCATGTGTGATGCCGATATTGATGGTAGTCATATTGCGACCTTAATCTTGACATTCTTCTTTAGATATATGAAAGAGTTGATCGAGAACGGACATATTTATATTGCAACGCCGCCGCTTTATCTAGTAAAACGAGGTGCAAAAAAACAATATGCTTGGTCTGATAAGGAGCGTGATGATATCGTTGCAGAATTTGGTGACGGATCAAAAATTCAGCGTTACAAGGGTCTGGGGGAAATGAATGCCTCTCAATTATGGGATACCACTATGAATCCTGAATTTAGAACCATGCGTTTAGTACAAATTGAAAATGGTACGGAAGCTGATAGAATTTTTTCTATGTTGATGGGTGATGAAGTGCCACCAAGAAGGGCGTTTATTGAAAAGAATGCCATTTATGCCAATATTGATGCCTAAATAAGGTAGTTACTATAAATTTTAAAGCCCCTAATATGAATTGTTAGGGGCTTTTTTTGACATCAAATCACGGTGAAAGGTAATTTTTATCGTTAAAAAGTTGTTTCGTGTGATTTTTTTTATATTTTTGCTTTTCCTTAAATCAATGAAAATGAAAAAAATCACATTCAGTTTATTCGTATTTCTAACAGTATTCACGTCAAAAGCTCAAAATGATTTAGACGCACTTCTTGCCGCTGGTGTAGATGATGCGGAACGTTTCGCCAATGACTATTTAATGCCAGGAACAAACGGGCTCATGTATAGTATGAATGCCAACTGGTTTAATACGGCCGATGCGAAACCGCTTGGAGGTTTTGAAATATCGGTCATTGTTAATGCGGCGTCCGTTAAAGATGAACACAAATCTTTTGAAATGAACACAGATTTGTATAACAATGTGACGTTCGTTAATGATCCAAGCTCACAAAGTGTTGCTACCGCATTAGGAGATAACGACCCAAGTGTTATGGTTGAGCTTACCTATGATGATCCTATTTTTGGCAGTCAAACAGAACAGATCGAATTACCAACAGGTATTGGTTCAGGAAATGTAAATCTATTGCCCACTGCTTTTATACAGGCCGGTGTCGGGCTTTTTAAAGGTACAGAGGTTAAAGTACGCTTTGTGCCTAAAATTAAAACAGACGATGTGTCCTTAAGTATGTATGGTGGTGCTTTACAGCATGAATTCACCAAATGGTTACCAGCAGATAAACTATTGCCAATAGCTATATCTGGTTTAGTGGCCTATACGCATTTAGATGGGTCTTATGATTTAACCAATTCATCAAATATTGAAGGCGAGAATCAACGTGTAGAAAATAAAACGAGCACCTGGTTGTTCCAATTGATAGCCTCAACAAAATTACCGGTCATTAATTTTTATGGTGGTTTAGGTTATATTAAAGGCACATCAGAATCAGATTTATTAGGGACTTACAAGGTTTCAAATGGGCTTGTTACATCAGATGATATTGTAAACCCATTTTCTGTATCGAGTGAAGTCTCAGGAGTTCGAGGTACTATAGGAACCAAACTAAAACTTGGCTTTTTCAGATTAAACGCCGAATACCATTTAGCCGAATTTGATGCCTTCTCTCTTGGTGTAAACTTTGGTTTCAGATAATAAAAAAAATAGTGATTTAGTTTTATTTATGTTAGTGTATTAGTTTTAAAAAGTGTAAGATTTAATCTTACACTTTTTTCATTTTCATCGTATTTATTCGTAATTTTGATAATCTTAAATCAACACAAATTAAATACAAAAATTATGAAGATTACAGTAGTTGGAGCAGGAGCAGTAGGTGCTAGTTGCGCGGAATATATTGCCATTAAAAACTTTGCTTCCGAGGTCGTTTTACTTGATATTAAAGAAGGCTATGCAGAAGGAAAAGCCATGGATTTAATGCAAACGGCATCATTAAATGGTTTTGATACAAAAATCACCGGAATTACTAACGATTATAGTAAAACTGCCGATAGTGATATTTGTGTAATCACTTCAGGGATTCCCCGTAAACCAGGGATGACACGTGAAGAACTGATTGGTATCAATGCAGGCATTGTTAAATCGGTGTCGTCAAGTTTAATCCAACATTCTCCAAACACAATAATTATCGTAGTAAGCAACCCGATGGATACCATGACCTATTTGGTTCATAAAACAACAAGTCTACCTAAAAGTAGAATAATAGGCATGGGTGGTGCTTTAGATTCGGCACGTTTCAAATACAGATTGGCGGAAGCTTTAGGTGCCCCAATAAGTGATGTTGATGGTATGGTTATTGGCGGACATAGTGATACAGGTATGGTGCCATTAACAGCTCATGCGACTAGAAACAGTGTAAAAGTTTCTGAATTTTTAAGTGAAGCACGCTTAGAGCAAGTAAAAGAAGATACGAAAGTGGGTGGTGCAACCCTTACAAAACTTTTAGGAACCTCTGCTTGGTATGCGCCAGGAGCTGCGGTAAGCGGTTTGGTTCAAGCCATTGCCTGCGATCAAAAGAAATTATTTCCTTGTTCAACCTTATTAGAGGGCGAATATGGTTTAAATGATTTATGTATTGGTGTTCCTGTTGTTTTAGGTAAAAACGGAATAGAAAGCATCGTAAACATAGAATTAAGTGACGCTGAAAAAGCACATATGAAATCAAGTGCAGAAGGGGTTAAAAAGACTAATGGATTATTAGAATTATAGCTTTTTAACCTCTCCTCTTGCATCCGACGAGTGTAACGAGAGGAATACACAGGGTCGGAACTGCTTTTTCGCAGTTCCGGGTGAGGTAAAATACAAAAATTCGGTTTTTGGCCCAAAGGCCAAAATGATCCCAATAACTATCGGGAGACGAAATACCTCTATAGCTCTGCCTCGAGGATAATCGGTTTCAAGAATTTTTTTATTTGAGGCGAAAATTACTCATTTTGTGACCAGTTGAAGGTTTTTTTGAGTTGCATGGCATCGCTACGGAACGAAAAAAAAGACAAAGAATGGGTGCGAAAGGGCAATTTTTTAGCGAATTGAAAAAGTTTAAACGAGTTCTTATATAAAGACTGTAGAAATACAGTCTTTATTTTTTATATTTGGCGCATGAATTCGAGATGGTGCATTAGTACTTTAATAGTCATTCTTACCTTGTTTGGTGTTGTTTGTCAACAGCAAATGTCAGCGCCAAATCAAGAAATTATACTTCAGTTTACAGATGCCGAAGTGACATCTGATGAGGCTCAAACTACGTTTGCCATTGTTAAACAACAATTGCGAGATTTAGGAGCAGATAATATACAAGTTACAAAGCAACCAAACGGTAGTTTAAAAATCACGTACTATAGTGATACCGATGTAGCAAGTATTAAAAAAATATTCTCGAAGGATTTAAATGTATCTCTTGATTACAATTCAAATACGCCTAATAAAGAACGACATCAAGCACCTTCAGATAATGAGGTTGCTAGCTATAATTTGGATGTTTACGAAATTCAAGATGGCAACAATACGCTTTGGGGTTCAGACGGGAAATATGTTTTAGAACCTAAGCTTAAAACAGACCAATTTTTCAATCCGAATATCTTAATATCTGTTGATGATATTGAAGATATTAGCAAAAATAAAATTACTTCAGTAGCCTTTAAAGTTCGTGAACAGGTTACCATTTCTATAGGTGATATTCTACATAAGATACCCGAAGTAAGAGCGGGTCCAGTATGCTAAGGAAATCATTCTTTAAGTATTATTTTTCTTAATACGAGCACAACTCGAAATAGAAAAATTGATATGATCCACTACCCAAATAGTACTATTATTACCTTATTATAAAACAAATCATTGTCAGTTCATACGGTAAATTATATATTTGCTCGTTTTAAAAAAATTGACCACAAATAAATTATTTCATGCAAAACAAAGGATTAGTAAAGTTATTTGCACTCTTGTTTGGTTTGGTAAGTATATACCAATTATCATTCACGTTCAAAGCAAATCAAATTGAAGGCGATGCAGAAGAAATCGCTATAAATAAAATACCCGATACAGAAGAAGGGTACCGCGCTAAGCGAAGTGCCGAAGAAGCAGATTATCTAGAATCTGTAGCAACAGACACCGTTTACAACATCGGGATTGCAAAATTCACTTATAATGATGTGAAAGCTAAGGCGATGAATCTTGGTCTAGACCTTAAAGGCGGTATCAACGTGATTCTTCAAGTTTCGGTTAAGGACATACTGAAAGGTTTAGCCAATAATACTACAGACCCAGTATTTAACAAAGCACTTGAAGACGCTTCAGAACTTCAAAAGAACAGTCAGAACACCTATTTAGAGGATTTCTTTGTTGCTTTCGATGCCATTAAGGGAGACACCAAATTGGCCTCACCAGATATTTTTTACACCAAAGCATTGGATGGAGAGATAGACGGATCTATGGATGATGAAGAGGTTAAGGATATTATTGAAACTAAAATAGATGAATCTATCGTGTCGGCGTTTGAAGTATTGCGCAAGCGTATTGATGAGTTTGGAGTAACGTCACCTAACATTCAACGTTTAGGAAACTCTGGTCGAATCCTAGTAGAGTTGCCAGGGGTTAAAGATGTTGAGCGTGCTACGGGACTGTTACAGAGTACGGCACAGTTAGAGTTTTGGGAAGCTTTTAAAGGGGAACAGTTTTTTCCGTTTTTAGCACAGGCCAATGAAGTATTAAAAGATGTTGTTGATGTGGATGCTACAACTGAAGATGAGGCGGAAAGTCAGGATGAAGAAGATTCTCAGATTGATGAGTTACTTGGTGAAGCCGAAACAGATTCGACTGCTGTTGCCGCTGTAAATCCATTATTCGATTTAATTAGAGGACAAGGGTATCAAGGTGGCCCAATTATAGCACAGTTCGAAATAAAGGATAAGGAAACGGTCGAAGAATATTTAAACACGCCAGAAGTGAGAGCCTTGTTGTCTGCAGAACAACGTTACGTAAAATTTGTTTTCGGAAAACCGAAAAAAGATAGTGAGATAGTCGATTTATATGCCTTAAAAGGGAACAGGGAGAATACGCCACAATTAAGTGGTGCCGTGGTTACAGATGCCAGAAACCAATTTGGACCTACAGGAAAATCAGAAGTGTCTATGCAAATGAATGCAAAGGGCGCTAAGATTTGGGAAGAAATGACAGGGAAAGCCTTTACCGAAGGAAGTCAAATAGCCATTGTTCTTGATGACGTTGTATATTCTGCGCCAGGCGTTACTACCGGGCCAATTGCAGGCGGTAGCTCATCTATTTCTGGAGATTTTACGCTTAATGAAGCGGTAGATTTAGCAAACGTTTTACGTGCGGGTAAATTACCGGCATCGGCAGATATTATTCAAAGTGAAGTGGTTGGACCATCTTTAGGTCAAGAAGCTATCGATAGTGGTACAAATTCATTTTTAATAGCATTGGCATTGGTATTGATCTGGATGATATTTTATTATGGTAAGGCAGGTGTTTTTGCAGATATTGCGATGTTATTGAATATTTTATTAATCTTCGGAATATTATCAGGCTTAGGCGCTGTACTTACATTGCCCGGTATTGCGGGAATTGTATTAACCATTGGTATGTCGGTGGATGCTAACGTCCTTATTTTTGAACGTATTCGAGAAGAATTGACCAAAGGTAAAGGGCAGAAGGAGGCCATACAGGATGGATTCAGCAATGCGCTATCTTCTATTTTAGATGCGAATATCACTACCGGTTTAACAGCTTTAATCTTATTTATTTTTGGTACAGGACCTATTAAAGGGTTTGCAACAACTTTATTAATTGGTATTGGTACGTCTTTATTTACAGCGATATTCATTACAAGATTGTTGGTAGACTGGTATGCAAACCGTGGTGGAAAATTAGATTTCTCTACACTAATGACAAAAAATCTGTTTAGAAATATTAACATCGAATT encodes the following:
- the gyrB gene encoding DNA topoisomerase (ATP-hydrolyzing) subunit B translates to MSEKKEEFNKHNYSADSIQALEGMEHVRMRPSMYIGDVGTRGLHHLVYEVVDNSIDEALAGHCDNITVTINEDNSITTEDDGRGIPVDLHKKEGVSALEVVMTKIGAGGKFDKDSYKVSGGLHGVGVSCVNALSEHLRATVYRDGKVYEQEYERGKSLYPVKQIGETDKRGTTVTFKPDSTIFTLTLEYSYDTLASRLRELAYLNKGITIHLIDRRSKKEDGEFEGETFHSTEGLKEFIRYLDATREPLMKDVIAFEGEKNGVPVEVAMIYNTSYAENLHSYVNNINTHEGGTHLSGFRRGLTHTLKKYADESGLLKNLKFDIAGDDFREGLTAIISVKVQEPQFEGQTKTKLGNREVSASVSQAVSEMLTDYLEEHPDDAKIIVQKVILAAQARHAAQKARDMVQRKTVMSIGGLPGKLSDCSEQDPTKCEVFLVEGDSAGGTAKQGRDRAFQAILPLRGKILNVEKAMVHKVFENEEIKNIFTALGVTIGTEEDSKALNLSKLRYHKVVIMCDADIDGSHIATLILTFFFRYMKELIENGHIYIATPPLYLVKRGAKKQYAWSDKERDDIVAEFGDGSKIQRYKGLGEMNASQLWDTTMNPEFRTMRLVQIENGTEADRIFSMLMGDEVPPRRAFIEKNAIYANIDA
- a CDS encoding DUF6588 family protein, translated to MKKITFSLFVFLTVFTSKAQNDLDALLAAGVDDAERFANDYLMPGTNGLMYSMNANWFNTADAKPLGGFEISVIVNAASVKDEHKSFEMNTDLYNNVTFVNDPSSQSVATALGDNDPSVMVELTYDDPIFGSQTEQIELPTGIGSGNVNLLPTAFIQAGVGLFKGTEVKVRFVPKIKTDDVSLSMYGGALQHEFTKWLPADKLLPIAISGLVAYTHLDGSYDLTNSSNIEGENQRVENKTSTWLFQLIASTKLPVINFYGGLGYIKGTSESDLLGTYKVSNGLVTSDDIVNPFSVSSEVSGVRGTIGTKLKLGFFRLNAEYHLAEFDAFSLGVNFGFR
- a CDS encoding malate dehydrogenase, whose amino-acid sequence is MKITVVGAGAVGASCAEYIAIKNFASEVVLLDIKEGYAEGKAMDLMQTASLNGFDTKITGITNDYSKTADSDICVITSGIPRKPGMTREELIGINAGIVKSVSSSLIQHSPNTIIIVVSNPMDTMTYLVHKTTSLPKSRIIGMGGALDSARFKYRLAEALGAPISDVDGMVIGGHSDTGMVPLTAHATRNSVKVSEFLSEARLEQVKEDTKVGGATLTKLLGTSAWYAPGAAVSGLVQAIACDQKKLFPCSTLLEGEYGLNDLCIGVPVVLGKNGIESIVNIELSDAEKAHMKSSAEGVKKTNGLLEL
- the secDF gene encoding protein translocase subunit SecDF, giving the protein MQNKGLVKLFALLFGLVSIYQLSFTFKANQIEGDAEEIAINKIPDTEEGYRAKRSAEEADYLESVATDTVYNIGIAKFTYNDVKAKAMNLGLDLKGGINVILQVSVKDILKGLANNTTDPVFNKALEDASELQKNSQNTYLEDFFVAFDAIKGDTKLASPDIFYTKALDGEIDGSMDDEEVKDIIETKIDESIVSAFEVLRKRIDEFGVTSPNIQRLGNSGRILVELPGVKDVERATGLLQSTAQLEFWEAFKGEQFFPFLAQANEVLKDVVDVDATTEDEAESQDEEDSQIDELLGEAETDSTAVAAVNPLFDLIRGQGYQGGPIIAQFEIKDKETVEEYLNTPEVRALLSAEQRYVKFVFGKPKKDSEIVDLYALKGNRENTPQLSGAVVTDARNQFGPTGKSEVSMQMNAKGAKIWEEMTGKAFTEGSQIAIVLDDVVYSAPGVTTGPIAGGSSSISGDFTLNEAVDLANVLRAGKLPASADIIQSEVVGPSLGQEAIDSGTNSFLIALALVLIWMIFYYGKAGVFADIAMLLNILLIFGILSGLGAVLTLPGIAGIVLTIGMSVDANVLIFERIREELTKGKGQKEAIQDGFSNALSSILDANITTGLTALILFIFGTGPIKGFATTLLIGIGTSLFTAIFITRLLVDWYANRGGKLDFSTLMTKNLFRNINIEFLKKRKLAFIISGAFILVSLGSLFTNSLDQGVDFVGGRTYQVRFAQDVSPSEISATLSDAFGSADAKTFGDANQLKITTKYKVNETGAEVDEEIRTSLFNALQPHLEGMTYDEFISDSDTKTVGLMKYYKVSPTIADDIKQASFWAILGSLIVVFLYILFRFKRWQYSLGAVAAVFHDVLIVLGVFSLTYKFMPFSMEIDQAFIAAILTVIGYSLNDTVVVFDRIREFFNEHTSWDFDKVVNVSLSSTLSRTLNTSLTTLVVLLAIFIFGGDSIRGFMFALIVGVIVGTYSSLFIATPIMYDTVQKLEDKKKKKD